In Besnoitia besnoiti strain Bb-Ger1 chromosome IX, whole genome shotgun sequence, a single genomic region encodes these proteins:
- a CDS encoding hypothetical protein (encoded by transcript BESB_011980) — translation MQKPPDLKCTHAKPSSDADRIGTMKQNAVNAPLGLARMVFVPEFGYQTYGEVTLRLLIAKATALKQEWSDKTK, via the exons ATGCAGAAGCCTCCGGATCTC AAATGCACTCACGCGAAACCCAGTTCCGATGCAGACAGGATCGGCACTATGAAGCAGAACGCTGTGAACGCTCCGTTGGGGCTTGCACGCATGGTCTTTGTCCCTGAGTTCGGCTACCAAACGTACGGAGAAGTCACGCTGCGGCTCTTAATAGCAAAAGCCACGGCGTTGAAACAGGAGTGGTCAGATAAGACGAAGTAG
- a CDS encoding hypothetical protein (encoded by transcript BESB_011990) produces MERQRLRGSPEGWRALDQLCEPVALLRAAEAQADPATPSIFVQGLLTAEGHFRKSLTAMKDSLGIWTLPVLFLSSGVFGGVVGTATFRTRMTALKKKTDASAGVSAVPCSRAEPHIRPWSRLHPGIQGKGAEQSSCVPRNGFSTSYQQQAPASPSPVSSSARFTLLKLGVTGDERRRGHQETLDPSPESAGAAGSPKALEASSVQRPEAARPGSGTFLAGSLHASAAAVAWVSEEAQSGGEHRLPAGRVSADPYTVLSKEIRMNKKGWSDAFDDEDEDHRGNEGTGPNPYTRSTELFTVAELFQLFLLPAAALTVALGCTWTWVKKSCSLADANDFIQATLWIKGIGGPPPSLSKVDADERS; encoded by the exons ATGGAGCGCCAACGGCTGAGGGGCTCGCCAGAAGGGTGGCGGGCGCTTGACCAGCTGTGTGAGCCGGTCGCGTTATTACGCGCGGCCGAAGCCCAGGCAGATCCCGCTACTCCCTCCATCTTTGTTCAGGGTTTGTTAACCGCGGAAGGTCACTTTCGAAAGTCTTTAACTGCGATGAAGGACTCCCTTGGGATCTGGACCCTCCCTGTTCTTTTTCTTTCGAGCGGCGTTTTCGGCGGGGTGGTGGGCACCGCGACTTTCCGCACGCGAATGACGGCcctgaaaaagaaaaccgACGCGTCAGCTGGTGTCTCCGCCGTTCCGTGCTCCCGCGCAGAGCCTCACATACGTCCATGGTCACGTCTGCATCCTGGGATTCAAGGAAAGGGCGCCGAACAGTCTTCCTGTGTGCCAAGAAACGGCTTCAGCACGAGTTACCAGCAGCAGgctcctgcctcgccttcccctgttagctcctccgcgcgttTCACTCTGTTGAAGCTCGGCGTGACAGGCGACGAGCGAAGACGTGGACACCAGGAAACTCTGGATCCGTCTCCTGAGTCAGCCGGAGCTGCCGGGTCGCCAAAGGCACTCGAGGCCAGTTCGGTGCAGCGTcctgaggccgcgcgccccgGCAGCGGGACCTTTCTCGCAGGGAGCCTccacgcgtctgcggccgctgtgGCGTGGGTatcagaggaggcgcagagcggcggcgagcaccgGCTGCCTGCCGGTCGGGTCTCGGCGGATCCATACACAGTTTTATCCAAGGAAATACGGATGAACAAGAAAGGATGGAGCGACGCGTTcgacgatgaagacgaagatCATCGAGGAAACGAGGGAACAGGGCCCAATCCGTACACGCGCTCAACAGAACTCTTCACTGTCGCCGAGCTCTTCCAGCTCTTCTTGCtccctgcagctgcgctcaCGGTTGCGCTCGGATGCACGTGGACGTGGGTGAAGAAGTCATGCAGTCTCGCTGAT GCGAATGACTTCATTCAAGCGACTCTGTGGATCAAAGGCATTGGAGGCCCCCCGCCCAGTCTGAGCAAGGTGGACGCCGACGAGCGAAGCTGA
- a CDS encoding hypothetical protein (encoded by transcript BESB_012000), producing the protein MAAYVHMHIAISRVRDEVSSSSRGSRGVGALCPNSLNLTCWAVGAQMIVAKNADRPVEMSRILAGLGEAPRAQGSLMSLDSVAVAAAPG; encoded by the exons ATGGCGGCATATGTGCACATGCATATCGCGATTTCTCGCGTGCGTGATGAGGTTTCATCGAGCTCACGAGG GTCGCGCGGCGTGGGAGCACTGTGTCCCAATTCGCTGAATTTGACATGCTGGGCGGTGGGCGCGCAGATGATCGTTGCTAAGAACGCAGATAGACCCGTAGAGATGTCTCGCATTCTGGCAGGATTaggggaggcgccgcgcgcacaaGGCAGCTTGATGAGCCTCGACAGTGTcgcggtggcggccgcgcctggcTGA